From one Nycticebus coucang isolate mNycCou1 chromosome 14, mNycCou1.pri, whole genome shotgun sequence genomic stretch:
- the LOC128564500 gene encoding CD320 antigen-like produces MERGRARRTAALGLALRLLFGLGVGLEAAPTQLPTRSLAQAPGSCPPAFFQCRINGFCVPLTWRCDSDWDCYDRSDEEECRIEPCAQNGQCLPTPGNPCSCDGTSDCRGGTDERLQNCSHPACPAGEQRCLQGDTCIPHTWHCDGHSDCPDSSDELGCGTNKTFQKENTTILGTSVTTESVTSLRNATVCSIRDHSGNPSAYGVIAGAVMLSASLLATTLLVLSRLRAQERLLLPLRLLVAVKESLLLSENFTGLRTSTCYHVIPVLVQPGEGRADTGYVCTQVSTHQPSETWALLAPWNLKPCSYKCDPGGWRSSDTPPGLGELGWETNHSQNKRAGLKLLPGDGTALCSDTPAAPI; encoded by the coding sequence ATGGAGCGGGGCAGAGCGCGGCGGACAGCGGCACTGGGCCTGGCGCTGCGGCTGCTGTTCGGCCTCGGAGTAGGCCTGGAGGCTGCCCCGACCCAACTCCCGACCCGGTCCTTGGCCCAGGCCCCAGGCTCGTGCCCTCCTGCCTTTTTCCAATGCCGTATCAATGGCTTTTGTGTGCCACTTACCTGGCGCTGTGACAGCGACTGGGACTGTTACGACCGCAGTGACGAGGAGGAGTGCAGGATTGAGCCGTGTGCCCAGAATGGGCAATGCTTGCCAACCCCTGGCAATCCTTGCTCCTGTGATGGCACCAGTGACTGTCGTGGTGGCACTGATGAGAGGCTCCAGAACTGCAGCCACCCAGCCTGCCCAGCAGGAGAGCAGCGTTGCTTACAGGGTGACACCTGTATCCCCCACACGTGGCACTGTGATGGCCACTCAGACTGTCCTGACTCCAGTGATGAGCTTGGCTGTGGAACCAATAAGACCTTCCAGAAAGAGAATACTACAATCTTGGGGACCTCTGTGACCACGGAGAGTGTCACCTCTCTCAGAAATGCCACAGTCTGCTCCATCAGGGACCATTCTGGAAACCCAAGTGCCTATGGGGTTATTGCAGGTGCTGTGATGCTGAGTGCAAGCCTGCTTGCCACCACCCTCTTGGTGCTGTCCCGGCTCCGAGCCCAGGAGCGCCTGTTGCTGCCCCTGAGATTGCTGGTGGCTGTGAAGGAGTCTCTGCTGCTGTCAGAAAACTTCACTGGTCTGAGGACAAGCACTTGCTACCATGTCATCCCAGTCCTAGTGCAGCCAGGCGAGGGGAGAGCAGATACGGGATATGTGTGTACACAAGTGTCAACACACCAGCCCTCTGAGACCTGGGCTCTTCTTGCCCCATGGAACCTCAAACCCTGCTCTTATAAATGTGACCCTGGAGGTTGGCGGTCCTCAGACACTCCGCCTGGACTTGGGGAGCTTGGATGGGAAACAAACCACAGCCAGAACAAAAGGGCTGGCCTCAAGCTACTCCCAGGGGATGGGACGGCCCTGTGCTCAGACACCCCGGCTGCCCCTATCTAA